A single Elusimicrobiota bacterium DNA region contains:
- a CDS encoding acetyl-CoA decarbonylase/synthase complex subunit gamma, whose product MALTGLDIYKLLPKTNCKKCGFPTCLAFAMGLVGKKTSLDKCPDITEQAKEALASASEPPIRTIVIGAGENKIEIGGETVLFRHEKTFFHPCGLGILISDQISAGELSDKINKFNNLKFERVGQKVKSEFIAIKNDSEDKIKFANVVNEVKTKSEALLILLSDNISNLKEALKKAGDVRPVIGPATASNQEAITALAKTHNAVLLVSGKGLEEINTITHKIAASGYKEIVIDLSNSKETQALDNLTQVRRLALKKSLRSLGYPTLLFSSGKNNYEHISYASMAIAKYGSIVILPEPDATVFLPLVTLRQNIYTDPQKPVTVEPKLYAIGGTPNDKSPLIVTTNFSLTYFTVEPEILNAKMPTWLLIVDTDGLSVLTAWAAEKFHAEKVLDAMKKTNVENTVSHRKIIIPGYVSVMSGKLAEVSGWEVLIGPREASGIPKYLRSTWQG is encoded by the coding sequence ATGGCCCTAACTGGATTAGACATTTACAAACTGCTGCCTAAAACAAACTGTAAAAAATGCGGATTTCCTACCTGCCTGGCATTTGCTATGGGCCTTGTGGGAAAAAAGACGTCGCTTGATAAATGCCCGGATATAACCGAACAGGCCAAAGAAGCCCTCGCTTCAGCCAGCGAGCCGCCAATCCGCACAATTGTGATAGGCGCAGGAGAAAACAAAATTGAAATCGGCGGAGAAACAGTGCTTTTCAGGCACGAAAAGACATTTTTTCACCCTTGCGGGCTGGGAATACTTATCAGCGATCAAATATCTGCAGGCGAGCTGTCAGACAAAATCAACAAATTTAATAACCTCAAATTTGAGCGCGTAGGCCAAAAAGTTAAATCGGAGTTCATTGCTATAAAAAATGATTCTGAAGACAAAATAAAATTTGCAAATGTTGTAAATGAAGTAAAAACTAAATCGGAAGCCCTTTTAATACTCTTAAGCGATAATATTTCAAACCTGAAAGAAGCCCTTAAAAAAGCGGGGGATGTCCGCCCGGTAATCGGCCCTGCAACAGCCTCAAACCAGGAAGCAATTACAGCCCTTGCTAAAACGCATAATGCAGTATTGCTGGTTTCCGGAAAAGGCCTTGAAGAAATAAATACCATCACTCACAAAATAGCCGCATCAGGCTACAAAGAAATCGTAATTGACCTTTCAAATTCAAAGGAAACACAAGCTCTTGATAATCTCACGCAAGTGAGACGCCTCGCGTTAAAGAAAAGCTTAAGGTCTTTGGGTTATCCTACGCTGTTATTTTCTTCTGGAAAGAATAATTACGAGCATATCAGTTATGCTTCCATGGCAATTGCGAAATACGGTAGTATTGTTATCCTGCCTGAACCTGACGCAACAGTATTCCTGCCATTAGTGACTCTGCGCCAGAATATTTATACGGACCCTCAAAAGCCTGTTACGGTTGAACCTAAACTTTATGCCATCGGCGGTACGCCAAACGATAAATCACCGTTAATTGTGACAACAAATTTTTCGCTGACTTATTTCACGGTTGAACCGGAAATACTAAATGCAAAAATGCCAACCTGGCTGCTTATAGTTGATACCGACGGGCTTTCGGTGCTTACAGCCTGGGCGGCAGAAAAATTTCATGCTGAAAAAGTGCTTGATGCAATGAAAAAAACAAATGTTGAAAACACCGTTTCGCATAGAAAGATAATCATACCCGGTTATGTTTCTGTAATGAGCGGGAAATTAGCCGAAGTTTCCGGATGGGAAGTGCTTATCGGGCCCCGCGAAGCAAGCGGAATTCCTAAATATTTACGTTCAACCTGGCAGGGCTAA
- a CDS encoding 6-phosphofructokinase, with the protein MHIAVITPGGDAPGMNAAIRSVVRIGSSYGFETTGIQLGYAGLLKEDFIYLDRRSVGGIIQWGGTILKSSRCEEIRTKTGIEKAAKILLKHNIDYLVIIGGDGTFKAGQKISKTSGIPVIAIPATIDNDIFGTDETIGFDTAIDTAIDAIDKIRDTAASFERIFLVEVMGREHGFLAINIALASGAEFVLIPEMKYNINTISEKIIKMKENGKKSIIIIFAEGAGNATEAAKKIEAITSFPARVSNLGYIQRGGSPSARSRILGTQFGNYAIDLIRKKKKNRAVVMQNCRITDIDLKLVTSNEKKIDLSQLDIIGKVAI; encoded by the coding sequence ATGCATATTGCCGTTATAACACCAGGGGGAGACGCACCCGGAATGAACGCCGCCATCCGGAGTGTTGTGCGTATTGGTTCATCCTACGGATTTGAAACAACAGGAATACAACTCGGCTATGCCGGATTGCTTAAAGAAGATTTCATCTATCTGGACAGGCGATCTGTCGGAGGAATTATCCAATGGGGCGGTACCATTTTGAAAAGCTCGCGCTGTGAAGAAATAAGGACCAAAACCGGAATTGAAAAAGCCGCAAAAATACTCTTAAAGCATAACATTGATTACCTTGTCATAATCGGAGGGGATGGTACTTTTAAAGCCGGCCAGAAAATCTCAAAAACTTCCGGGATCCCTGTAATAGCCATACCGGCCACAATTGATAACGACATCTTTGGAACCGATGAAACAATAGGTTTTGACACCGCTATAGATACCGCAATAGACGCCATAGATAAAATCCGCGACACAGCAGCGAGCTTTGAGCGTATCTTTCTGGTAGAAGTCATGGGAAGGGAACACGGATTTCTCGCCATTAATATCGCCTTGGCTTCAGGCGCAGAATTTGTTCTTATTCCTGAAATGAAATATAATATAAACACAATCTCAGAAAAAATCATAAAAATGAAAGAAAATGGAAAAAAATCCATTATAATCATATTTGCAGAAGGCGCCGGGAACGCTACTGAGGCAGCAAAAAAAATCGAGGCGATCACAAGCTTCCCTGCCAGAGTCAGTAACCTCGGCTACATTCAACGGGGAGGAAGCCCTTCAGCCAGGTCAAGGATTTTAGGTACTCAATTTGGCAATTATGCAATTGACCTTATCCGAAAAAAGAAAAAGAACCGCGCAGTTGTGATGCAGAATTGCCGGATAACTGACATCGACTTGAAACTTGTAACATCAAATGAAAAGAAAATCGATTTATCCCAACTGGATATAATCGGAAAGGTAGCGATATGA
- a CDS encoding site-specific DNA-methyltransferase gives MKNNYQNLSKEELIAKIQNLEKRKKYGLVWEDKPEEVVELCKEKLPVLKEVKSKEIITDKNKPVNLLIEGDNYHALSVLNYTHEKKIDVIYIDPPYNTGAKDWKYNNNFVDINDAYRHSKWLSMMSKRLQMAKRLLKSDGVLICAIDDNEFYHLGSLLEEIFSGYEIHCITIVHNPRGIQGNNFSYTHEYAYFIFKKNLDAIGARKIKEEDIDWSNLRNWGSESSRSDARNCFYPIIVKNDKIVDFGEVLSNNVHPKKQTEPKKGCYYVYPIDKNGIERKWRYALQSVSEVKHLLRAKKTNGDGYEIEIGKDFGTVRTVWQDSRYDANEYGTKIVHNLVPSSHFDFPKSVYNTFDCIAPILYERKNAIILDYFAGSGTTGHAVLMLNKEDKGNRQFILCTNNENNISEEICYPRLKKVITGHKDYPDITNIQANLRYFKTGFVEAEPTDGNKKKLTEEATEMLCVKEGTFELVLSQKKYKIFKNNGHYTGIIFDQLAIPEFKKKIKGIDTKFSIYIFSLGDDTFDEEFADMKQKIQLSPIPEAILKVYRRIFR, from the coding sequence ATGAAAAATAATTATCAAAACCTTTCAAAAGAAGAATTGATTGCAAAAATCCAGAATTTAGAAAAGCGCAAGAAATACGGTTTAGTTTGGGAAGATAAACCCGAAGAAGTGGTTGAGCTTTGCAAAGAGAAATTACCTGTACTGAAAGAAGTTAAAAGCAAAGAAATAATTACTGATAAAAACAAACCCGTAAATTTGTTAATCGAAGGGGATAACTACCACGCCCTTTCTGTCCTAAATTATACTCACGAAAAGAAAATTGATGTAATCTATATCGACCCACCTTATAATACAGGTGCAAAGGACTGGAAATATAACAATAATTTTGTTGACATCAATGATGCTTATCGTCATAGTAAATGGCTGAGCATGATGTCAAAAAGACTGCAAATGGCAAAGAGGTTACTAAAAAGCGATGGCGTACTTATTTGTGCTATTGATGACAATGAATTCTATCATTTAGGCTCATTGTTAGAAGAAATATTCTCAGGATATGAAATTCATTGCATAACTATAGTACACAACCCTAGAGGCATTCAAGGAAACAACTTTTCTTATACTCATGAATATGCATATTTCATTTTTAAAAAAAATCTTGACGCAATCGGTGCAAGAAAGATTAAAGAAGAAGACATCGACTGGAGTAATTTGAGAAACTGGGGAAGTGAATCATCAAGAAGTGATGCACGAAACTGTTTTTACCCTATAATTGTCAAAAACGACAAAATAGTTGACTTTGGTGAAGTTTTAAGCAATAACGTTCATCCCAAAAAGCAAACTGAACCGAAAAAAGGATGTTATTATGTTTACCCTATTGATAAAAATGGCATTGAAAGAAAATGGAGATATGCCCTTCAAAGCGTAAGCGAAGTAAAGCATTTACTAAGAGCAAAAAAAACAAATGGTGACGGTTATGAAATTGAAATAGGCAAAGATTTTGGAACAGTAAGAACAGTCTGGCAAGACAGTAGATATGATGCAAATGAATATGGCACAAAAATTGTCCATAACCTTGTTCCTTCTTCTCACTTTGATTTTCCTAAATCTGTATATAATACCTTTGACTGCATTGCACCAATACTCTATGAAAGGAAAAATGCAATTATTTTAGACTATTTTGCTGGTTCCGGAACCACTGGGCATGCCGTTTTAATGCTTAACAAAGAAGATAAAGGGAATCGTCAGTTTATTCTTTGTACAAACAACGAAAATAATATATCCGAAGAAATATGTTATCCAAGATTAAAAAAAGTTATAACGGGACACAAAGATTATCCTGACATAACAAATATTCAAGCTAACTTACGGTATTTCAAAACCGGTTTTGTTGAAGCTGAACCTACAGATGGAAACAAAAAGAAGTTAACAGAGGAAGCCACAGAAATGCTTTGTGTTAAAGAAGGAACATTTGAATTGGTTTTAAGCCAAAAAAAATACAAAATATTCAAAAATAATGGCCATTACACCGGAATCATTTTTGATCAATTGGCTATACCAGAGTTCAAGAAGAAAATAAAGGGCATTGATACAAAATTCAGCATTTATATATTTTCTTTGGGAGACGATACCTTTGACGAAGAGTTTGCTGACATGAAGCAAAAAATCCAACTTTCTCCAATCCCTGAAGCAATTTTAAAGGTCTACAGAAGGATTTTTAGGTAA
- a CDS encoding mechanosensitive ion channel family protein — MHKDLLVAFIVFGVVFGAGYALRQMLFKFLINWSLKTKTNIDAIVIASIKTPFLFWAALLGIAFATRATSLSPNITIFIDKVAIAIWVISLTLVVSKIMGETIKTYSDKFHTSALPVTTLTTNVANIIIFIVGSLIILNLLGISIAPILTTLGIGGLAVALALQETLSNLFAGIYTILTKQINVGDYILLDSGQEGYVDDIGWRSSRIRTLPNNIIIIPNNKLSQAIVTNYFQPEKELAITLDFHVDYKSDLEKVEKVTIEVAKDVMKSIQGGIADFEPFVRFNSLNDLGIKLTVILRVREFADKYVIVHEFIKRLKNRYDKENIIVPIPSRNVNINK, encoded by the coding sequence ATGCATAAAGATTTATTGGTTGCTTTTATCGTTTTTGGAGTAGTTTTCGGCGCAGGGTATGCATTGCGTCAGATGTTGTTTAAATTTCTGATAAACTGGTCTTTGAAAACCAAAACCAATATTGACGCTATAGTAATTGCTTCAATTAAAACACCTTTTCTTTTTTGGGCGGCGCTTCTGGGTATCGCGTTCGCTACCAGAGCTACTTCTTTATCGCCGAATATTACTATATTCATTGATAAAGTGGCCATCGCCATATGGGTGATTTCACTTACATTGGTAGTCTCAAAAATAATGGGTGAAACCATAAAAACCTATTCGGATAAATTCCATACATCGGCGCTTCCGGTTACCACTCTTACTACGAATGTAGCGAATATAATCATTTTCATTGTAGGTTCGCTTATAATACTGAATCTGCTGGGGATTTCAATTGCTCCGATTCTAACAACTTTAGGTATCGGCGGCTTGGCGGTGGCCCTGGCATTACAGGAAACTCTGTCGAATTTGTTTGCGGGTATCTATACAATTCTTACAAAACAGATAAACGTGGGCGATTATATTCTCCTTGATTCAGGACAGGAAGGTTATGTTGATGATATCGGCTGGCGCTCAAGCCGTATCAGGACCCTTCCAAACAATATAATAATTATCCCGAACAATAAACTTTCCCAGGCGATAGTCACAAATTATTTTCAGCCTGAAAAAGAACTTGCAATTACGCTGGATTTTCACGTTGATTATAAAAGCGACCTGGAGAAAGTTGAAAAGGTGACTATTGAAGTAGCGAAAGATGTTATGAAATCAATCCAGGGCGGTATTGCAGATTTCGAGCCTTTTGTACGTTTTAATTCTCTTAACGATCTTGGGATTAAGCTTACTGTTATTTTGAGAGTTAGGGAATTTGCCGACAAATATGTTATAGTACATGAGTTTATCAAACGCCTAAAAAACAGGTACGACAAAGAAAATATTATTGTTCCGATTCCATCCAGGAATGTAAATATAAATAAGTAA
- a CDS encoding CsgG/HfaB family protein, which produces MKFKLLVVSCFVAGLIAGCAPKTTIKEQATAVNVRSEIKEGQQVGPRKKIAVIAFENKTAYGQTRLGSSASDILTTELGKSGRFILIEREKLDKIMAEKNLQQSGAITPDQAAATGKVLGLNAIVTGSISQFGVKTEGEDYLVYESKKQIAEATVDLRIVDVSDGKILWTDSGKGVAQKKVSATLGMGGRSGYDETLEGEALRAAIVKFVNNIIEKIDKMDWYCYVAEVDNDNIYLDSGKESGIAVNSKLKVTRPGKPIVSKSTGITIGNVENDVGTIEIVKYLGENGAVAKVISGDKPQSGDICRVK; this is translated from the coding sequence ATGAAGTTCAAATTGTTAGTTGTAAGTTGTTTTGTAGCAGGTTTAATAGCAGGGTGCGCGCCAAAAACCACTATTAAAGAACAAGCCACTGCCGTAAACGTAAGGAGTGAAATAAAAGAAGGCCAGCAGGTAGGCCCAAGGAAAAAAATTGCAGTAATAGCCTTTGAGAATAAAACAGCCTACGGCCAAACCAGGCTGGGCAGTTCTGCAAGTGATATTTTAACCACAGAACTGGGAAAATCAGGCAGGTTTATTTTAATTGAAAGAGAGAAACTTGATAAAATTATGGCAGAAAAAAACCTTCAGCAATCAGGCGCAATTACTCCTGACCAGGCAGCAGCGACAGGCAAGGTACTTGGGCTTAACGCAATAGTAACAGGAAGCATATCTCAATTCGGCGTAAAAACCGAAGGTGAAGACTATCTCGTTTATGAATCAAAAAAACAAATAGCGGAAGCTACGGTAGATTTAAGAATAGTTGATGTTTCTGACGGCAAAATACTCTGGACAGATTCAGGGAAAGGCGTTGCACAGAAAAAAGTTTCGGCCACTTTGGGAATGGGCGGCAGGTCCGGGTATGATGAAACCCTTGAAGGTGAAGCCTTAAGAGCGGCAATTGTAAAATTTGTCAATAATATAATTGAAAAAATCGACAAAATGGACTGGTATTGTTATGTAGCTGAAGTGGACAATGATAACATTTATCTTGATTCAGGAAAAGAATCAGGCATTGCCGTAAATTCTAAACTTAAAGTAACGCGCCCGGGAAAGCCAATTGTCAGCAAATCAACCGGAATAACAATCGGCAATGTAGAAAATGATGTCGGAACTATCGAAATAGTAAAGTATCTCGGTGAAAACGGCGCTGTAGCAAAAGTTATTTCCGGTGATAAACCGCAATCCGGTGATATTTGCAGGGTAAAATAA
- a CDS encoding DUF4445 domain-containing protein gives MLHKVKFLQYKKEVEIPDNTDLLSAIIKAGIEIRSTCAGQGTCGACKVQIKSGEYFTSASPWISKEEKNAGFVLACQTAVLGDMVVDIPAETKLEKIQAIGSDDADDFEDSENLPETATQLEENKYSFQPIARKIHLNIPEPSLEDITPDFERLKRELTAKTNIENFTINLALLRALSKFLRQSKWEVTVSIAEFNGTFEIIHLEAGDTTKNSYGIALDIGTTTVVAYLTDLNTQKIVASKGTYNLQMSFGEDVITRMIFAGQKDGLQKLQKSVHDTINSLLHALITENEIFHNDILAITVAGNTTMIHLFLGISPEFIRKEPYIPSINFPLSVYACELGIKINQRGIISCLPGVASYVGGDITAGVLACGMQNSTENSLLIDLGTNGEIALGNSDWIVTAACSAGPAFEGVGIKSGIRAVDGAIQEIEISDDKKEVKYQTINNKKPKGICGTGLIDIPAELLRRGIINRDGKFASEKISSRLRRNMDGELEFVIAYAPETQTNSDIVITEPDIANLIRSKGAIFLGIEVLLQEMNLKFEDINKIYISGGFGTYLDIEKAIMLGLLPDLPRNKFQFIGNSSITGAKICLLSKEARDKAKETAEKMTYIDLSTNPKFMNEYTSTLFLPHTNIDLFPSVKNKIL, from the coding sequence ATGCTCCACAAAGTAAAATTCCTTCAATACAAAAAAGAAGTTGAAATACCGGACAACACCGACCTGCTCTCTGCTATAATTAAAGCCGGGATCGAAATACGTTCTACCTGCGCCGGCCAGGGCACCTGCGGCGCCTGTAAAGTACAAATCAAATCCGGCGAGTATTTCACTTCCGCCTCGCCTTGGATTTCTAAAGAGGAAAAAAATGCCGGTTTTGTATTAGCCTGCCAGACAGCGGTATTAGGCGATATGGTTGTAGATATCCCGGCAGAAACAAAACTGGAAAAAATCCAGGCGATAGGCTCTGACGATGCAGATGATTTTGAAGATTCTGAAAATCTGCCTGAAACCGCAACTCAATTAGAAGAAAACAAATATTCCTTCCAGCCGATTGCACGAAAAATTCATTTAAATATTCCTGAACCGTCCCTTGAAGATATCACACCCGACTTTGAAAGGTTAAAAAGGGAACTGACTGCAAAAACAAACATTGAAAACTTCACTATAAACCTGGCATTACTGCGGGCGCTCAGCAAATTCTTAAGGCAATCAAAGTGGGAGGTAACCGTAAGTATTGCGGAATTTAACGGGACTTTTGAAATCATACACCTGGAAGCCGGGGACACAACAAAAAATTCTTACGGTATCGCTCTTGATATTGGCACAACAACCGTAGTCGCTTATTTAACTGATTTAAATACCCAAAAAATTGTTGCTTCAAAAGGCACTTATAACCTGCAAATGTCTTTTGGGGAAGATGTAATCACAAGAATGATCTTTGCGGGACAAAAAGATGGGCTTCAAAAACTTCAAAAATCAGTACATGACACAATCAACAGCCTTTTACACGCTCTTATTACTGAAAACGAAATTTTCCACAACGATATACTGGCTATTACTGTTGCAGGCAATACAACTATGATTCACCTATTTTTAGGAATAAGCCCTGAATTTATCCGCAAAGAACCCTATATACCGTCAATTAATTTTCCGCTATCTGTTTATGCCTGCGAACTTGGGATAAAAATTAATCAAAGGGGAATAATTTCCTGCCTTCCGGGTGTGGCTTCCTATGTAGGCGGAGATATCACAGCGGGGGTACTTGCCTGCGGCATGCAAAATTCAACTGAAAATTCATTATTGATAGACCTTGGCACTAACGGCGAAATAGCGCTGGGTAATAGTGATTGGATAGTTACCGCAGCATGTTCAGCAGGCCCGGCTTTTGAAGGAGTGGGGATAAAAAGCGGTATAAGGGCGGTTGACGGCGCAATCCAGGAAATAGAAATTTCCGATGATAAAAAAGAAGTCAAATACCAGACTATAAACAATAAAAAACCTAAAGGGATTTGCGGCACGGGTTTGATAGATATCCCGGCAGAATTATTGAGAAGGGGTATAATAAATCGTGACGGCAAGTTCGCCAGCGAGAAAATTTCATCCAGATTGAGAAGGAACATGGATGGCGAGCTGGAATTCGTAATTGCTTACGCTCCGGAGACACAGACAAATTCGGATATTGTGATTACTGAACCGGATATTGCGAATCTTATCCGTTCAAAGGGCGCGATTTTCTTAGGAATCGAAGTACTTCTGCAGGAAATGAACCTGAAATTCGAAGATATAAACAAAATATATATTTCAGGCGGATTCGGAACTTATCTTGACATAGAAAAAGCAATCATGCTCGGACTGCTTCCTGATCTGCCGAGGAATAAATTTCAATTTATCGGAAATTCATCCATAACCGGCGCAAAAATATGTTTGCTTTCAAAAGAAGCCCGCGATAAAGCAAAAGAAACCGCAGAAAAAATGACTTACATAGACCTTTCTACCAATCCTAAATTCATGAATGAATACACTTCCACCTTGTTTTTGCCTCACACAAATATTGACCTATTCCCAAGCGTAAAGAATAAAATATTATGA
- the cdhC gene encoding CO dehydrogenase/CO-methylating acetyl-CoA synthase complex subunit beta — protein sequence MLQIVFDLALSGAKKIVSIADELLVKAVKEKGPGQKVEFPETAFYFPMAYALLGHEVKTLNDISVPLNEAKSLIKLETSVNSRLARLGVLESGLSALLGAEIITGIKYLYKQEPQPDCEGFFPDTILRTLGIQLVDGRLPGFAAILGAAPDNKTAVELIREFQKRNILMFVGASSNGKSIIDQLKEEKVEMGWDNYIVPYGRDTASAIYPLNWAIRGAMTFGGVKPGNAKECLAYTKERVFAFGLTLGPLDDIKVAAGAGAIDLGFPIIADTEVPEILSSGLTTHETLVKELNYKKIVPRCIEVRGVKVKMSKIPIPVPFAAAFEGERVRKEQAHVEFGGKHSTAFEYLRMKNMDEVEDGKIEIIGPDADTVKPSDKGPAALPLGIVVEVAGRKMQKDFEPVLERQIHHFINFAMGIFHMGQRDQIWVRISKDAFSAGFRLKHMGEILHAKLLEDFPALVDKVQVLIYTDKEKVEKLLPDIQKSFETRDQRLADLTDESVDLFYSCTLCQSYAPNHVCVITPEKLGLCGAYNWLDGKAAYEINPKGMNQPIKKGELLNAVCGEWKGVNEFVFDNSHKSIEKFNNYAIMESPTTSCGCFECIVAVLPECNGVMVVNRGYTGMTPIGMTFTTLAGSVGGGNQTPGFLGVGRIYLASKKFLVPEGGFHRIVWMPKELKEILKDKLTKRAQELGTPDFVDKIADETIATESAELLEFLKKCNHPALKLPPLL from the coding sequence ATGTTACAGATCGTTTTTGACCTTGCTTTAAGCGGCGCAAAAAAAATCGTATCAATAGCGGACGAATTGCTGGTGAAAGCTGTTAAAGAAAAAGGGCCAGGGCAAAAAGTTGAATTCCCTGAAACGGCCTTCTATTTCCCTATGGCTTACGCATTGCTGGGGCATGAAGTAAAAACACTAAATGACATTTCTGTTCCTTTAAATGAAGCTAAATCACTGATAAAGCTGGAAACTTCCGTAAATTCCAGGCTTGCAAGACTGGGCGTGCTGGAAAGCGGGCTTTCTGCTTTGCTTGGAGCGGAAATTATAACCGGCATTAAATACCTCTATAAACAGGAGCCGCAGCCGGACTGCGAAGGTTTTTTCCCGGATACGATATTAAGAACGCTTGGAATCCAGCTTGTTGACGGCAGGCTTCCGGGTTTTGCCGCTATTTTGGGCGCTGCACCGGATAACAAAACAGCCGTTGAACTTATCCGTGAATTTCAAAAAAGAAATATTTTAATGTTTGTAGGCGCTTCATCAAACGGAAAATCAATAATTGACCAGTTAAAAGAAGAAAAAGTTGAAATGGGCTGGGATAATTACATAGTGCCTTACGGCAGGGATACAGCGTCGGCAATTTATCCTCTTAACTGGGCTATACGCGGCGCTATGACTTTCGGCGGAGTTAAACCTGGTAACGCAAAAGAATGCCTGGCATATACCAAAGAGCGTGTATTCGCCTTTGGATTAACACTTGGGCCGCTGGATGATATAAAAGTTGCCGCCGGCGCCGGGGCCATTGACTTGGGCTTCCCTATAATTGCAGACACTGAAGTACCTGAAATCTTATCTTCAGGCCTCACTACGCACGAAACGCTCGTTAAAGAGTTAAACTATAAAAAAATCGTCCCGCGCTGTATTGAAGTCCGCGGCGTAAAAGTTAAAATGTCAAAAATTCCTATTCCTGTGCCTTTTGCAGCCGCTTTCGAAGGAGAAAGGGTCAGAAAAGAACAGGCTCATGTTGAGTTCGGCGGAAAACATTCAACTGCATTTGAATATTTACGCATGAAAAATATGGATGAGGTTGAAGACGGCAAAATTGAAATAATCGGCCCTGACGCTGATACTGTTAAACCTTCGGATAAAGGGCCGGCTGCGCTTCCTTTAGGAATAGTTGTAGAAGTTGCCGGAAGGAAAATGCAGAAAGATTTTGAACCGGTTCTTGAAAGGCAAATCCATCATTTTATTAATTTCGCTATGGGCATTTTTCATATGGGCCAGCGAGACCAGATTTGGGTCAGGATCAGCAAGGATGCGTTCTCAGCAGGATTCCGCCTTAAACACATGGGCGAAATATTGCACGCTAAACTGCTCGAGGATTTTCCTGCGCTTGTAGATAAAGTGCAGGTTTTAATTTATACAGACAAAGAGAAAGTTGAAAAATTGCTTCCCGATATTCAAAAATCGTTTGAAACCAGGGATCAAAGATTAGCTGACCTTACGGATGAATCAGTGGATCTCTTTTATTCCTGCACGCTGTGCCAAAGTTACGCGCCAAATCATGTATGCGTGATTACACCGGAAAAACTGGGGCTTTGCGGAGCGTATAACTGGCTTGACGGTAAAGCCGCCTATGAAATCAACCCGAAAGGCATGAACCAGCCGATTAAAAAAGGGGAACTTCTTAATGCTGTTTGCGGCGAATGGAAAGGCGTAAATGAATTTGTTTTTGATAATTCTCATAAATCAATTGAAAAATTCAACAATTACGCGATAATGGAATCCCCGACTACTTCCTGCGGTTGTTTTGAATGTATTGTTGCCGTGCTTCCTGAATGCAACGGCGTAATGGTAGTAAACAGGGGCTATACAGGCATGACGCCTATCGGTATGACATTTACAACCCTGGCAGGTTCAGTAGGCGGCGGTAACCAGACGCCCGGCTTTTTAGGCGTCGGGAGAATTTACCTTGCCAGCAAAAAATTTCTTGTACCCGAGGGCGGATTTCATAGAATAGTCTGGATGCCTAAAGAACTCAAAGAAATTCTTAAAGATAAACTCACAAAACGCGCACAGGAACTGGGCACCCCTGATTTTGTTGATAAAATTGCGGATGAAACAATTGCAACAGAATCGGCAGAATTGCTGGAATTTTTGAAAAAATGCAATCACCCTGCCCTAAAACTGCCGCCGTTACTATAA
- a CDS encoding DUF799 family lipoprotein, giving the protein MKLIKLFLIVLTIASLYGCTHVIREPLPQIKVAILPMDNQTTNMDGPRLVREKFYRRMQEKYGYITQPIEETDALLKEMGITDGGQLNSVKPQDVGKKLNVDALIYGNLLVFKPVRVSLGAVLKVSYRMLDTNTGGTLWETEDGISALSKINPNESIAENLQNLFKRAAVEKVVRIPLDEETYRLTRRIAAQMPERY; this is encoded by the coding sequence ATGAAACTTATTAAACTCTTTTTGATTGTTTTAACCATTGCTTCGCTGTACGGATGCACCCACGTTATTAGAGAACCTCTTCCTCAAATAAAAGTTGCTATACTGCCGATGGATAATCAGACAACAAATATGGACGGCCCCAGGCTGGTTCGTGAAAAGTTTTACAGAAGAATGCAGGAGAAATACGGCTACATAACCCAGCCTATTGAAGAAACTGACGCTTTATTAAAGGAAATGGGCATAACTGACGGCGGCCAGCTGAATTCTGTAAAACCACAGGATGTAGGAAAGAAACTCAATGTTGACGCCTTGATTTACGGGAATTTACTTGTTTTTAAACCAGTCAGGGTATCTTTGGGCGCTGTCTTAAAGGTAAGTTACCGAATGCTTGATACAAATACCGGAGGAACTCTCTGGGAAACCGAAGACGGCATTTCGGCATTATCAAAAATAAACCCTAATGAATCTATTGCTGAGAATTTACAAAATTTGTTTAAACGGGCGGCTGTCGAAAAGGTAGTCCGCATTCCATTGGACGAAGAAACTTACAGGCTTACGCGCCGCATAGCGGCTCAAATGCCGGAAAGATATTAA